Sequence from the Pseudomonas frederiksbergensis genome:
CAAGGGCAACCAGGGCGGTGGCGGCAGCGACTGGCATAACGGCCCGAACATCGACCGTGGCGGCATCCTTGGGGTGATCGGCGGCTACCGCGATTATTGGAGTCCCGGCCCCGCATTGCCTCCCGGTATCCAGAAGAACCTGGCCCGAGGCAAGCCGTTCACCCGGCATCGCCAAGAAGCTCGACGGGCGCCTGCTAGGGCGTTTGCCGCACTATGACGGTTATGAATGGCAGCAGGTCGGCACGGACTTGATTCTGGTGGCGATTGCCAGCGGCATCATTTATGAAGTGCTCAACGGTGCGTTCGATTAACCCGTTGTTTCAATGAAATGGCAGCCCGCTTCCACAGGTCTCGTGTCAGCTTTCAAGTTGCCGCAGGCGCTTGTACAGCGTATTGCGGCTGACTCCGAGGCGCCGCGCCAAATGGGAAATATTCCCGCCCACGGCCTGTAGCTGGCGGTTCAAATCCTCGGCATCGTTCAAGTCCACCGTCAGCGGCTCCGGTGTTACCACCGGATCCATTTCCAAGTCTACGAAAAAGTCATCAGGAAGATGCTCGGGGCGGATCGGTTGTTCCTCGGCCATTGCCAGGGCGACTTGCAGGACGCTGCTGACCTGCCGCAGATTGCCCGGCCATGGATGCCGCTCGAACAACTCCAGGACTTCACGGCTCAGGCCGGCCCATTGGGTCGGTTCACGGTGGTGTTCCCACAGGCGCTTGAACAGCGCCTGCTTGTCGCTGCGTTCGCGCAGGGGCGGCAACTCCAGGGTCAGGCCGCCGATGCGGTAGTACAAATCCTCACGAAAACGCCCCAGTTGCACCTGTTCACGCAGCGAGCGGTTGGTGGCAGAGATGATGCGGATGTCCACCGGGAACAGCTCGGCGCTGCCCACCGGTTGCACGCAGCGTTCCTGCAGCACACGCAGCAGCCGGGCCTGGGTCGGCAGCGGCATGTCGCCAATCTCGTCGAGGAACAACGTGCCACGATCCGCCTTGCGGATCAGGCCGATGCTGCCCTTTTGATTGGCGCCGGTGAAGGCGCCTTTTTCATAGCCGAACAGTTCCGACTCCACCAACTCGGCGGGAATTGCCGCGCAGTTGACCGCAATGAACGGCTGCTTGCAGCGCGAGCTGGCCTGGTGCAAGGCCTTGACGAACACTTCCTTGCCAACACCGGTTTCGCCGTGGATCAGCAGCGGAATGTCTTTCTCCAGCAAACGCTCGGCCTGGCGCACGGCTTTTTCCACGCGGCTGTCGCCAAAGTGCAGGGCGTTGAGGCTGATGCCGGGATTGGCCGGCGCTGGCGTCGGCGACGGCGCCGGTTCGGCGAAGATGCGCGGCTTGATCGACACCTGTTTCGGCCGTTTGAGCAAGCACTGGAAGCGATTGCGTCCGGACGCTTGCAAGGCGAACGGCAGGCCGTCGGGCTGGTTCAGCAGCTCCATCAGCGAGACCTTGAACAGGCTTTCGATGCTCACTCGCGACAGGCTCAGGCCCAGCAGGTTGTCGGCACGGCGGTTGGCGGACAGGACTTGACCGGTCTCGTCGAAAATCAGCAGCCCGGCCCATTGGCTGTCGAGGTTGTTCAGGCCGGTATTGAAGGTCAGTTGGAAGTGTTCACCGCGAAACAGGTTGAGGATCAGCCGGTTCTCCACGGTCTGGCTCATCATCTTGACCATGCCCAGGGTGTGGGACGGCGGCAGGTAGCTGTCGCTGGAGACGTCCAGCACAGCGATGACCTTGCGCTCGGCATCGAAGATCGGCGCCGCCGAACCGGTCATGAAGCGGTTGGCCTTGAGGAAGTGTTCATCGTGTTCAATATGCACCGCCTGCTCGCAAGCCAGCGCGGTGCCGATGGCGTTGGTGCCGGTGCAGCGCTCCATCCAGCTCGCCCCGGCGCTGAAGCCGTGGGCCAGTTTCGGCTCGATGAAGCGCTGGGTGCCCCAGGACGTCAGGACCTGGCCTTGATTGTCGGCCAACATGATCAGGCAATTGGAATTGCTGAGGATATTCTCGTAGTAGGGCAGGACTTCCTGGTGAGTGGTCTGCACCAGCGAATGCTGGCTCTCCAGCAATTGGGCGATGCCCTCGGCCGGCAGTTGATCGAACGCGGGCACGCTCTGGTGGTTCAGGCCAAAGGCACGGCAACGGGACCAGGAAGCCTGGATGATGGCCTCGTGGGACAAGGCAGGAGCAGGTGCGGCCATGGGGCACTCTCGCAGGAGCTGTTTTTATTGTTGTGGCAAGTCTCGCACAGACTCCTTGTGCTGGGGCAGGCCTGCATGGCCAGGCTAGCGTAAAACGTTCATTCAGTGTTGTTCAAAATTGTTCATTGTCAACCCGTCGGTTGTTCAGTTGTTCATTCCTGACTGTTCACTTCTGTTCATCAACGAACGCATTTTTCCTGCGAATTAACGGAAATATAAGGCTGATCAAAGGCTTGTGATTTCTGGCACGGCTTTCGCTTTTGCATTCGGGTCGCTTGACTCCAAATAATAAAAAGGCCGAGCCATGTCATTAAAGCTTGAGCACATCTGTCGCACCGTCGAAGGCCAGACCTGGATCGACGATGCCAATCTGAGTTTCGAACCCGGATCCTTCAACGTTTTGCTGGGCCGCACGCTGTCCGGCAAGACCAGCCTGATGCGCCTGATGGCCGGTCTGGACAAGCCCGACAGCGGCCGCATCCTGATGAACGGCGTCGATGTCACCCAGCGCCCGGTGCGGTTGCGCAACGTGTCGATGGTCTATCAGCAGTTCATCAATTACCCGACCATGACCGTTTTCGAAAACATCGCCTCGCCGTTGCGCCAGGCGGGGGTGGCCGAAGAGATCATCCAGGGCAAAGTCCTGGAAACCGCCAAAATGTTGCGGATCGAGAAGTTTCTCAAGCGCCATCCACTGGAGTTGTCCGGCGGCCAGCAGCAGCGCACGGCCATGGCCCGGGCGCTGGTCAAGGACGCCGAGCTGATCCTGTTCGACGAGCCTCTGGTGAACCTCGACTACAAGCTGCGCGAAGAGCTGCGCCAGGAGATGCGCGAGCTGTTCCAGGCTCGCCACACCATTGCCGTCTACGCCACCACCGAGCCGAACGAAGCGCTGGCCCTGGGCGGCACCACGACCATTCTTCACGAGGGCCGGGTGATCCAGAGCGGCAAGTCATCTTCCGTCTATCATCAGCCGCAAAGCGTCCTGGCCGCCGAATTGTTTTCCGAACCACCGATCAACCTGATGCCCGGACGGATCGCCGACAATGAAGTCAGCTTCGCCAATTTCGTCCACTTCCCGCTGAACGTCGATCTGCGCCCGGTGGGCGAAGGCGAGTTCCGTTTCGGCGTGCGCCCCAGCCATATCTCCCTGGTGCCGAGCAACGATGACGACCTGGAGCTGGCCGTGACCGTCGAGGTGGCCGAGATCAGCGGCTCGGAAACGTTCCTGCACGTACGCAACGAACACTTCCTGTTGGTGCTGCATTTGCCGGGCGTGCACGAATACGACGTCGACGCGCCGATCCGCATCTACATCCCGACCCATAAACTGTTTGTCTTCGACGCCCAGGGCAAGCTGGTCCAAGCCCCGGGCCAGCGTATTGCGAGGGTTGCCTGATGGCCGAAATTCGTTTGCAGAACCTCGCCCACAGCTACACCAGCACCCCGGCGGGCCCCGAGGACTACGCGATCCGCGAGATGAACCACATCTGGGAGCAGGGTGGCGCCTATGCGTTGCTCGGGCCTTCGGGCTGCGGCAAATCCACCTTGCTCAACATCATCTCCGGCTTGCTCAGCCCTTCCGAAGGGCAGGTGATGTTCGACAGCAAGGTCGTCAACGAGCTGTCCCCGGAGCGGCGCAACATTGCCCAGGTGTTCCAGTTCCCGGTGGTGTACGACACCATGACCGTGTTCGATAACCTGGCGTTCCCGCTGCGCAACCAGGGCATGGCCGAGGCGCGGATCCACACCAAGGTGCAGGAAATCGCTGAGGTCCTGGACCTGCAGAACCTGCTGGATAAAAAAGCCCGCAACCTCACCGCCGATGAAAAACAGAAAGTCTCGATGGGGCGTGGATTGGTGCGCGACGATGTGTCGGCGATCCTGTTCGACGAACCGCTGACGGTGATCGACCCACACCTGAAATGGAAACTGCGGCGCAAGCTCAAGCAGATCCACGAGCAGTTCAACATCACCATGGTCTACGTCACCCACGACCAGCTGGAAGCCTCGACCTTCGCCGACAAGATCGCGGTGATGTACGGCGGCCAGATCGTGCAGTTCGGCACGCCCCGGGACTTGTTCGAGCGCCCGAGCCACACCTTCGTCGGCTACTTCATCGGCAGCCCGGGGATGAACCTGATCGAGGTCACGGCGCAGCCCGGTGGCGTCGGCTTCGGATCGACCCACTTGCCTTTGTCCGAAACCCTGCAACGGCGTATCGCCGAAGCCGAGGGCAAAAGCCTGAAGGTCGGTATACGCCCCGAGTTCGTGCACGTCTGGGACGGCCCTTACGACGACGCGATGCGGGCTGATGTAGTCCACGTCGAAGACTTGGGTACCTACAAGATCCTGACCCTCAACCTCGACGGCGCGCCGCTGAAAGTGCGCCTGGCCGAAGACAAGCCGGTACCGGAAGGCACGGCGTACATCAGTTTTCCGGCCCAATGGCTGATGGTCTATGCCGATGAGTATTTGCTGGAACCGTTGAGCGAGGTGCAGCCATGAACAAGGTGCAGAACAACAAGGCCTGGTGGCTGGTGTTGCCGGTGTTCCTGCTGGTGGCCTTCAGCGCCGTGATCCCGATGATGACCGTGGTCAACTACTCGGTGCAGGACATCTTCGACCAGTCCAGCCGCTACTTCGTCGGCGCCGACTGGTACAAGCAGGTGCTGCTCGATCCACGATTGCACGATTCGCTGCTGCGCCAATTCATCTACTCGGCGTGCGTGCTGCTGATTGAAATCCCCCTGGGCATCGCCATCGCCCTGACCATGCCGACCAAGGGCAAATGGTCGTCCCTGGTGCTGATCATCCTGGCCATCCCGCTGCTGATCCCGTGGAACGTGGTCGGCACCATCTGGCAGATTTTCGGCCGCGCCGACATCGGTTTGCTCGGTTCGACGCTCAACGGCTTGGGCATCAACTACAACTACGCGGCTAACACCATGGACGCCTGGGTCACGGTGTTGGTGATGGACGTCTGGCACTGGACCTCATTGGTGGCGTTGCTCTGCTACTCGGGCTTGCGGGCGATCCCGGACGTCTACTATCAAGCGGCGCGGATCGATCGGGCATCGAACTGGGCAGTCTTTCGCCACATCCAGTTGCCGAAGATGAAGAGCGTGCTGCTGATCGCCGTGATGCTGCGCTTCATGGACAGCTTCATGATCTACACCGAGCCGTTCGTACTCACCGGCGGCGGGCCGGGCAACGCCACCACGTTCCTCAGCCAGACCCTGACGCAGATGGCCATCGGCCAATTCGACCTGGGCCCGGCGGCGGCGTTTTCCCTGGTGTACTTCCTGATCATTCTGTTGGTGTCCTGGCTGTTCTACACCGCCATGACGCACTCCGACGCCAACCGTTGAGGCCCGCACCATGAGCAAGAGAAAGCTGATTCCGCTGTTGATCTACATCCTGTTCCTGCTGGTGCCCATCTACTGGCTGCTGAACATGTCGTTCAAGAGCAACACCGAGATCCTTGGCGGCCTGACCCTGTGGCCGCACGATTTCACGTTTCACAACTACAAGGTGATCTTCACCGACCCGAGCTGGTACACCGGTTACCTCAACTCGTTGTACTACGTGAGCCTGAACACGGTGATTTCCCTGGGCGTCGCGTTGCCGGCGGCCTATGCGTTTTCCCGCTACCGGTTCCTGGGAGACAAGCACCTGTTCTTCTGGCTGCTGACCAACCGCATGGCGCCACCGGCAGTGTTCCTGCTGCCGTTCTTCCAGTTGTATTCGTCCATCGGCCTGTTCGATACCCACATCGCCGTTGCCCTGGCTCATTGCCTGTTCAACGTGCCGCTGGCGGTGTGGATCCTCGAAGGGTTCATGTCCGGGGTACCCAAAGAAATTGACGAGACCGCCTACATTGACGGCTACAGTTTCCCCAAGTTCTTCGCCAAGATCTTCATCCCGTTGATCGGCTCCGGCATTGGTGTCACGGCGTTTTTCTGCTTCATGTTTTCCTGGGTCGAACTGTTGCTGGCCCGTACGCTCACCTCGGTGAATGCCAAGCCGATCGCGGCGGTCATGACCCGTACCGTGTCGGCGTCCGGTATCGACTGGGGCGTGCTGGCGGCGGCGGGGGTGTTGACCATCCTGCCGGGCATGCTGGTGATCTGGTTCGTTCGCAACCACGTGGCCAAGGGCTTTGCCCTGGGCCGGGTCTGAGGAGTCGATGATGGAATGGATGAATTGGACCGTCCCGACGGCGGCGTTTTTTGGCGTCATCGCCTTGTTGTTGATAGGCATGACCACATGGGAATTGCGTTCGCCGAGCATACCTCGGCGTGGTTTCCTGCCGATTGCCACCACCCGTGGCGATCGGTTGTTTATCGGTCTTCTCGGTAGCGCCTACCTGCATCTGCTGGTTATCGGCGCCACCGACTGGAGCATCTGGATAGCGTTCGCGTTGTCTTTGGTGTGGCTGTTGGCAGTGATGCGGTGGGGCTAATCGCAAACAACTTGACGATCAAGCTCTTAAACCCAAACAGGAGGTCTCTATGTTCGATAAAAACAATAAGCTGCGACATAGCGTTTCATTGGCAGCCGCGCTGGCACTCAGCGGGCTGAGCGCTACGGCCTGGGCCGACGCCTATGAAGACGCCGCTAAAAAATGGATCGGCAGTGAATTCAAGCCGTCGACGCTGACAGCCGAGCAGCAGCTCGAAGAGTTGAAGTGGTTCATCAAGGCCGCCGAGCCGTTTCGCGGGATGAAAATCAACGTGGTGTCGGAAACCATCGCCACCCATGAATATGAATCCAAGGTGCTGGCCAAGGCCTTCAACGAAATCACCGGGATCCAGCTGACCCACGACCTGCTGCAAGAAGGCGACGTGGTGGAGAAGTTGCAGACCCAGATGCAGTCGGACAAGAACATCTATGACGGCTGGGTCAATGACTCGGACCTGATCGGCACGCATTTTCGCTACGGCAAGACCGAGTCGATCACCGACCTGATGGCCAACGAAGGCAAGAATTTCACGTCGCCGACCCTGGACCTCAAGGACTTCATCGGCATTTCCTTCACCACCGCGCCGGACGGCAAGGTTTATCAACTG
This genomic interval carries:
- a CDS encoding sigma-54-dependent Fis family transcriptional regulator, which produces MAAPAPALSHEAIIQASWSRCRAFGLNHQSVPAFDQLPAEGIAQLLESQHSLVQTTHQEVLPYYENILSNSNCLIMLADNQGQVLTSWGTQRFIEPKLAHGFSAGASWMERCTGTNAIGTALACEQAVHIEHDEHFLKANRFMTGSAAPIFDAERKVIAVLDVSSDSYLPPSHTLGMVKMMSQTVENRLILNLFRGEHFQLTFNTGLNNLDSQWAGLLIFDETGQVLSANRRADNLLGLSLSRVSIESLFKVSLMELLNQPDGLPFALQASGRNRFQCLLKRPKQVSIKPRIFAEPAPSPTPAPANPGISLNALHFGDSRVEKAVRQAERLLEKDIPLLIHGETGVGKEVFVKALHQASSRCKQPFIAVNCAAIPAELVESELFGYEKGAFTGANQKGSIGLIRKADRGTLFLDEIGDMPLPTQARLLRVLQERCVQPVGSAELFPVDIRIISATNRSLREQVQLGRFREDLYYRIGGLTLELPPLRERSDKQALFKRLWEHHREPTQWAGLSREVLELFERHPWPGNLRQVSSVLQVALAMAEEQPIRPEHLPDDFFVDLEMDPVVTPEPLTVDLNDAEDLNRQLQAVGGNISHLARRLGVSRNTLYKRLRQLES
- a CDS encoding ABC transporter ATP-binding protein; this translates as MSLKLEHICRTVEGQTWIDDANLSFEPGSFNVLLGRTLSGKTSLMRLMAGLDKPDSGRILMNGVDVTQRPVRLRNVSMVYQQFINYPTMTVFENIASPLRQAGVAEEIIQGKVLETAKMLRIEKFLKRHPLELSGGQQQRTAMARALVKDAELILFDEPLVNLDYKLREELRQEMRELFQARHTIAVYATTEPNEALALGGTTTILHEGRVIQSGKSSSVYHQPQSVLAAELFSEPPINLMPGRIADNEVSFANFVHFPLNVDLRPVGEGEFRFGVRPSHISLVPSNDDDLELAVTVEVAEISGSETFLHVRNEHFLLVLHLPGVHEYDVDAPIRIYIPTHKLFVFDAQGKLVQAPGQRIARVA
- a CDS encoding ABC transporter ATP-binding protein, which produces MAEIRLQNLAHSYTSTPAGPEDYAIREMNHIWEQGGAYALLGPSGCGKSTLLNIISGLLSPSEGQVMFDSKVVNELSPERRNIAQVFQFPVVYDTMTVFDNLAFPLRNQGMAEARIHTKVQEIAEVLDLQNLLDKKARNLTADEKQKVSMGRGLVRDDVSAILFDEPLTVIDPHLKWKLRRKLKQIHEQFNITMVYVTHDQLEASTFADKIAVMYGGQIVQFGTPRDLFERPSHTFVGYFIGSPGMNLIEVTAQPGGVGFGSTHLPLSETLQRRIAEAEGKSLKVGIRPEFVHVWDGPYDDAMRADVVHVEDLGTYKILTLNLDGAPLKVRLAEDKPVPEGTAYISFPAQWLMVYADEYLLEPLSEVQP
- a CDS encoding carbohydrate ABC transporter permease, which translates into the protein MNKVQNNKAWWLVLPVFLLVAFSAVIPMMTVVNYSVQDIFDQSSRYFVGADWYKQVLLDPRLHDSLLRQFIYSACVLLIEIPLGIAIALTMPTKGKWSSLVLIILAIPLLIPWNVVGTIWQIFGRADIGLLGSTLNGLGINYNYAANTMDAWVTVLVMDVWHWTSLVALLCYSGLRAIPDVYYQAARIDRASNWAVFRHIQLPKMKSVLLIAVMLRFMDSFMIYTEPFVLTGGGPGNATTFLSQTLTQMAIGQFDLGPAAAFSLVYFLIILLVSWLFYTAMTHSDANR
- a CDS encoding carbohydrate ABC transporter permease; its protein translation is MSKRKLIPLLIYILFLLVPIYWLLNMSFKSNTEILGGLTLWPHDFTFHNYKVIFTDPSWYTGYLNSLYYVSLNTVISLGVALPAAYAFSRYRFLGDKHLFFWLLTNRMAPPAVFLLPFFQLYSSIGLFDTHIAVALAHCLFNVPLAVWILEGFMSGVPKEIDETAYIDGYSFPKFFAKIFIPLIGSGIGVTAFFCFMFSWVELLLARTLTSVNAKPIAAVMTRTVSASGIDWGVLAAAGVLTILPGMLVIWFVRNHVAKGFALGRV
- a CDS encoding DUF2160 domain-containing protein, which gives rise to MEWMNWTVPTAAFFGVIALLLIGMTTWELRSPSIPRRGFLPIATTRGDRLFIGLLGSAYLHLLVIGATDWSIWIAFALSLVWLLAVMRWG